The DNA region CCACGCGTTCTCAGGGTTCCTGGAATGAAACCTGGCGAGTCTTGCTTCATCTGTAAAGCTTTTGACCATATTGCCAAACTCTGCCCTAGAAAAGAAGAATGGGAAAAGCACAAGGTAtgtaaaaaaagataatttcGTAGTCAAACACGAAATTTGATAGGATTTCAATATAACTATGGTTAAAATTTGGTGGATTTTTTAGCTATGTTTACTGTTTCTATGGTGAAGTTGTGGTATCTGATTTCTGTAATTTTGAACTGATTAAGCCATTGTCTTTGTGTAGATTTGCTTGCTTTGCCGGAGACATGGTCACAGTTTGAAAAACTGTCCCAACAAAACCAATGAGACTAATGTTGGGAAATTGTGTTATAACTGTGGAGAAACTGGGCATTCTCTTGATATATGTCCCTTGCCGCGTCAAGATGGTAATTTCTGTATTCCTTTAGAGTTTAATTTGTTACTTGTTAGTATATATCTGATGTTTGTCTGGTCTGGTTATCCTCATATTGTACTTTATGGTCTTATAAAAGATTATACATGGTTACTTCACATCTCATTGCTCTAACTAGAGTCCCTCTATAGACCCTTCGATTTATGTCGGGGAACAACTTTTGAGTTCATTATACATTGTACAGTCTCGATACAATTAGAATTTTGAGTATGTCCTGTAACATACTGCATTAATTCATCATCAATTTTCATGTTTGTGTTGCCAATACATTTATACATTGTACAGTCTAGATACAATTAGACTTTGTTTGATAACACATCTATTCACTTAGTCTGAATAATTAACTGTAATTTCAAATCACTTAAATGaagtattaaattatttcactTGAAGGGTAAATTAGTCTTTAAGTACTCTTCCAACATCAGTTCCACATTTACATATCAAGTACTTGAActtcatatattttcatttgatttattaagCATTTTATCTTTTAGAAACTTCATTAATTCGTCACTTAAAATCCAGCATTCAACATTCTACCACTTAATTCTcaattttgtaagaaaaaagCCATAGTCTTATTCTTTTCTTTCAGGTGGCGTGACATTTGCGAGTTGCTTTATATGTAAAGAACAGGGACACTTGAGTAAGGATTGCCCCAAAAATACTCACGGAATCTATCCCAAGGTTTGTACCAATTATTAGGGAACTATATCGGGACTTCCACACCGATTTTCTCATCATATTATGCGTCCTTACATTGTTATGTTACACATTTTCCCCTAGCATAATTGTTATGCCTAACTGTCTCTCGAAATGTTTTCCTTACAGGGTGGTTCTTGTAAAATATGTGGAGGTGTTACACATTTAGCCAGAGATTGTCCTGATATAGGACTTAGAAACATGGCTGCTGGATATGGAAGAGCATGTAAGTAACTTAAAACTAAGATTCTATTTCATTTGTGATTTATTACTGTATAAAAGCGTTTATGGGCGGTATTAGTGATCCTGTAAAGTGTTGCCCCTAAGAATGCACTGAGGCCCCACCCTGTTTCGTTTGGTGAACAATTTTTGTAGAGAAAATCATctgctatattttttttatctctactatCCTCGCAACCATCGGATTAGGGAATCCTTGCAACAAGAATGTTTATATTGTAGacattacaaataatattatatatcagCTGAAATGATACCATTGTATTTTTTTGGTCATGTAAATATCAACTCCAGGTCATACCGGGTAGAAAAATACATTTGGGATGGATTTGATTGAAATTCACAACCCCTTTCCATTGTCTGTCTTGATCCTTTTGCTCCTTGTGTTGGACTGACATGTTACATATACTACTAATTGttcaaataatcatttaaagAGGATTTGCCTCTTTTTCTTTggttatgaatttattttttcttgacggaatgattaatttttatctgGCTTTTACAGACCCAGATGGAGAAATGCGTCGGCCCAAGGTTACTAAGTTTGCAAGTGGTGATGATCTTGAAGACGACTTTACACCTGCTGGAAAAGGAAAGGTTGACGAATCAATGGGTGGAGAAGATGACAATATCCATATTAAAGAAAAGAAGGAAAAGGGACCCAAAATAGTGAACTTTGTTTGATGAATAAACTCTGTTTTAGGAGATGTCATTTTTtgtaacttttatttttgtcttgTAGACCCTCTTtactcattatttattttataatatgaacAGTTTTGAGagatttgaacaaaattttaagatttcaAAGTTTTGAATTAACCATGAAGTTTTACTAGTGTGTATTGAACCGACCCTCTTTATTGTTTCAGTTGGTAGATATTCATagaatttcttttaattatatcattagaatcattatatatatcttaaagtctttttatcatatataaataaactttttaaataaatccttGATTTATTCCAATAACTCAAATCCCAGGCTCAAGTATACACATTTATGTCAAACATATTCATTTAAGATCAGTAAACAATTAAGATTCATAACacaaaagtttttttaaagaaagaaaatgttTACAAATCAACTAATTAATTCAGAAAATGTGGAAGTGTTTGCATTTGAGAGTTCCTTCAatcttattgtttttgtttttttggattataatcttcttagtcattttattttgtcttgggattatatttgtttaatcaATATAGTTTGCATAAATTCTTTTGATTTtgttgtatttaaataaataattaaaataaaataaaaaatcaaaattttaggtaaaatataagtttttagtgaaaacttttaattaattttctttttatggaATGGTATGAAATTTTGGACCTCTTCTCTTAAACTTCATAATTTATGTCTCTTTATGGTTAAAGTtaaaaatagatgaaaaagaGATTTAAAATAAGGAGTCTTTGatcatttaatcatatttttattaaaaagaaaattcaataataaattcaaaataagaaaagaaactAAGTTAAAGGGGTGTTTGAACCCTTCCTAAGTTTAATGGTAATTTTGAACTCCTAAGATAAGTTCAGGGAATTTTACGACTTTATTTCCTTCTTTATCTCTCCCTACGGAACAGCGAATTATTCCGATCCTCTCTCGAGAAAAGTAAAACCCTAACTGGTTTACAGTACGCTGCAGAAATCTTCAACAATGGCGGCTAGGAAAGCACTTCTCAACCACCTAAGAATTAGCGTTCGTTCCATTCCGCAAAATACTAGGCCCTTTGGCGCTTTCACTAACCTTCTACGACGCCATTTATCAGATGAGGCGAGGGGTACGTTCCTCGACAAATCTGAAGTCACTGATCGTGTCATTTCTGTTGTTAAGAACTTCCAGAAAGTTGACCCTTCCAAGGTACTTCATTGACTTCGTAATCCATTTTCCATTTGTTTCGATTCCATCTAGTTTCGCTATGCCTGTTGCGATTAGCATTTACGGATTGAGTTGGGAATTGCCTCGCTATGATGATTCTACATAAATATCTCATCTTCGGTTGCCAAATAGCCAGTGCCTTTACTGAATGATAGTGGTTGGTAGATCATAGGGTACTTAGTTGTTATTAAGCTATAGATTAATAAGATTGTTTATACAAGGATATCAATTGACTCACATTATGCAATATATGTTTGAACAAAATTAGAATACTGTGAAAATTGGCCATTTGTTTGTGCTTTATATGTGCACTTGGGAGAAGTTAAAACAATAggatttgatttttcttctcaTTTCATCTCATATTTCATTTGTTGAAGTTTCTCAGCTGTTTCCATCATCCCCATTCTATTTAGTGTCAAAATAGCCAGTGCCT from Impatiens glandulifera chromosome 5, dImpGla2.1, whole genome shotgun sequence includes:
- the LOC124938330 gene encoding acyl carrier protein 2, mitochondrial yields the protein MAARKALLNHLRISVRSIPQNTRPFGAFTNLLRRHLSDEARGTFLDKSEVTDRVISVVKNFQKVDPSKVTPSAHFQNDLGLDSLDTVEVVMAFEEEFGFEIPDNEADKISSINLAVEFIASHPQAK
- the LOC124939578 gene encoding DNA-binding protein HEXBP-like, whose product is MVSKRQVLARRAYKQQHPELFPKPEPPVGPTKKQIKKEKRKSKEKSKSKRRDLDAKSKPNRGPRVLRVPGMKPGESCFICKAFDHIAKLCPRKEEWEKHKICLLCRRHGHSLKNCPNKTNETNVGKLCYNCGETGHSLDICPLPRQDGGVTFASCFICKEQGHLSKDCPKNTHGIYPKGGSCKICGGVTHLARDCPDIGLRNMAAGYGRAYPDGEMRRPKVTKFASGDDLEDDFTPAGKGKVDESMGGEDDNIHIKEKKEKGPKIVNFV